The sequence GgaatcaaaaagtcagataataacaagtgctgacaaggatgtggggaaatcagAAACCTCATGTCTagttggtgggaatgaaaaatgttgAAGCCACTGGGGAAAACAGCCTGGCAATTCCTCAGACAATTAGACATAAAGTTACCCTCTGACCAGTGATCCCACTCTTAGGCATAGAGCCAGAGACATGTGAAACATATGCCCACagaaaaacctgtacatgaatgttgaTAGCAGCGTTATTGATCATAGCCAGATGGTGTTAACAATCTAcacgtccatcaacagacgaatggttcAACAAAATGTGGCCTCTCCAGACAACGGAATATCACACGGCCCTATCAGAGAACGAACTACTgacacatgctacgacatggacgaAGCTTGAAAACACTGCTCAGTACAAGCGATCACAAAACACCACATACTATATGACACTATTCATGTGAAAGTCCAGAAgggggaaaccctgtgggctggaggcagagaggaaaggggagTGACCGCTAGTCCGTATGGCGCTCTTCggggcagtggctgcaacatcaTGAATGTGTTAAAAGCCTCTGAGTCGTAACACTTTAATTGGTTAAAACGGAGAATTTAGTTAGGTGAAATTTACCCcaataagaaataaaatcatacaaACTACCAGTTAAATAAATTACGTTAAAATACAGGCACTGATTACTCAAAATATATCACTCTCTAATTATTTTACTACGTTTTACTGTCGTCTATGCCCTTGACGTTATTTACGTCTGTTTTATGTTCCCAGTGGttgagaaggaaaccctggtggcacagtggttaagtgctacagctgctaaccaaagggtgggcggttcgaatctgccaggcactccttggaaactctatggggcagttctgctctgtcccatagggtcgctatgagtcagaatcaactaactggacagctctgggtttggtttgggttttggtatggtTGAGAACTACAGAATGGTGAATTTCAGcctatctccttccaaaaaaaattctttttttttttctttccaactcCAGGTTCCAGGGTGTCATGTCGTTAGTTTGAAATGGTGGGGTATTATCCTGCAGAAATTGGCAAACGCGATGCATTAGGACTTAGAATCTGCCAGCCCACACTGCTGCAGTGTCTGTCCCTGCCCCTCTCTGATCACACCCACGCAGGAGAGACCAGGGCCAGGTTCTCTCCCCGGACACCCTGCTCCGCCCACACCTACCCCAACGGGGATCCCAACCTCCCGAGCACCTTCGTCAGGAACCCTCTGACCCAGAATGGTCCAGGAGGATCACAGAAGCCACACAAGGTGCTTCAACAAAAGAGTTAATACTAGGGGTTACTTACACGGCTGAGACCAATAACGCAAATAGGAAGTGTTGGGTACCATGGAGACTGTAACTGCAGAGAGGGGCACCTTGAGGCTGGTCTGGGAGCCTTGACCCACCTGTGCCTCCAGGTGAAGGACGATAGGTCTGCAACAGGACACACACCCCACACAATCTCTAGGTAGGTAAAGGCTCAGACAGCAGGGGGACAACCTGGCCCTGTGGGTGACCAGATGCCGCTGTGCTGGCTCTGAGCTGACACAGCCTCCCCCTGAAAAGGGAGGCACAAGCCTGACAGCCACGGAGCACCCCCACCACACACCTGCGTAAAtgatgaggggcagggggaggggggtaCACCTTGAGGCCCTGTGCTTTCCCTGGTCCATCCCTGCCACCCACCACAGCTCCTCCTCTCGTCAGGAGGTGTCCCGTACCCCATTCCCAGGGACCCTGGGCGGGGGTCTGGGGGTTCCTGCAAGGAAGCCGGCTTTGGTCCTGAATCTCTGACCTGTAACCAGGAGCCACACTGAGTTTTAGGGACCTTTGAATCCCTACCTGGCTGGAACATGGTCTTTGACCCTAGGGAAGGGCAATGGATTTCAACAGACGAGACCTGAGCCAGGTGAGTGTGGGCTTGGGAGCAGTCCCTCTGAGGGTCCACCTTCCTCTAGGGGCTCAGCCTTCTCTGGGGGTCGACCTCCCTCAGGGCACCTAGATTGTAGGGGCCTGGCAGGGGCCCTGCAAGGGAACAGTGAGGACACACAGCAGGCTGAGGGACAGTGGGGAAATATACAGTGGTGACCCCAGTCCAGGAAAATGTCTGCAGGACCCGCTCACAACCTGAAGGGGAAGCTGGGGGGCAGCCAAGTAACTTTCTGACCTAACAGCACAGCCCCCtgccccatagccctcagcccttCCTCCCACCCAGCCTGACAGTAATTTGAGCCTCAGGATTTGTCCCACCCTCCTCAGTTCTTGCCCAATTTGTCAATTTACAAAACACCAGGAAAAAGATTTCTGAGAAACTGAAACTACCAGGGAAAGGGAGGGTCACCAGACCATAATTTTCTGCTTCCAGGCCTCATTAACTGGTCTCAGCGTCAAGAAGTGCACTTCCCAGCCCTCCTTCAGCTCACAGCACTGCTTCCCCCCAACCCAGGAGATGGTCAAGGAGGAGCATGAAGTGGCTGTGCTGGGGGTGCCCCACGATTCTCCACCCGTGACGTCCACCGTGATCAACATCCGCAGCGACACCGCCGTGCCGGACCACGTCGTCTGGTCCCTCTTCAACACGCTCTTCATGAACTGCTGCTGCCTGGGCTTCGTGGCCTTCGCCTACTCCGTGAAGGTGCGTGTGCTGGGTCGTGGGGGATCCTCCGTGAGGGTGTGATTGTGCTCTCCGGGTGCCCTCTGCCCAGACGAGCCTGGGATGAGTGAGGGCCTGCGTgtgtccttgtgtgtgtgtgcacatgtgtgcaagtGAGTACCCTTGcgagtgtgagtgtgtatgtgtgggccTAACTCTCGTGTCTctcctcctgtgtgtgtgtctcccctGTTTATGTCTGTGTGTTTGGGTGTGTCTCTTGTCTGtgagtgtctgtgtctgtgtctgtgtcttggGGAGTCAGTCTCAGCATAGGTTCATGATGACGCTGCAGGGGGAGCATGGGGATAGCCATGGTCAGCCTTTACTCCCATGGCCCCAAggacttctccctccctcccaggctAATAAAGAAAGTCATCCCACAGACCCCCAGGCTGGCTCAGAAAACACCAAGTGCACAGACTTGGGAACCTGGGGGGAAAGCGCCATACCccagcagagggagaggagccCCAGGCTCCCTGGAGGGACTGAGAGGTTGTGAGGAGGTCCCTCTAGGGAGCTGTGGGGATCCCCCACGTGGGTGAGGGCCAGTGCAGGCTGTACGAGGAATGGAGGACCAGGGGGACCTGAGTGCTGACGTCAGCTCCTGGCTCCCAGCCGGTCCTTCCCCAGGTCCCCTCATCACCTTGTCTCCCCCAGTCTAGGGACCGGAAGATGGTGGGCGACGTGACAGGGGCCCAGAGCTATGCGTCCACTGCCAAGTGCCTGAATGTCATTGCCCTGGTCGTCAGCCTCCTACTGACCATCGGGTTCATCATTCTTTTAGCCACTGGTGCGGTGGTGAGCCTCCAAGCCATTTCACAGATGTTGCAGAACCATGGGGGCTACTAGTCGCTGCAGCCGGAGCCCTCCGGTCCCCCACCGCTGGCCCTGCATGCTGCCCCACCCCCTTTTACAGCAGTTTTCACATTTGTATCTGTCTATAAATGAATTCAATAAAGTGCCTGTACGTGCAACAGTGCCGTGACATTGCCCGGGGAGGGGGCCCTGCCCTGAGTCTCCAGTCTGGTCCTGAGCCTGAGCTGAGGGGGTCGCCCCACCTTGTCCCACCACCAACCAGGCTAGGCTGAGAAAGCAGGGCACACCCTCAGGCTTGGCTGTTCTGGCCTCAGGTGGGGCTGTAGCTGGACTGGGGTACTGAATGCGGGTCCCTCCAACCCTAAGGTCAGAACCCTGATACAGGGTGGTCTTCTCTGGGG comes from Elephas maximus indicus isolate mEleMax1 chromosome 7, mEleMax1 primary haplotype, whole genome shotgun sequence and encodes:
- the LOC126081254 gene encoding interferon-induced transmembrane protein 1-like, with protein sequence MVKEEHEVAVLGVPHDSPPVTSTVINIRSDTAVPDHVVWSLFNTLFMNCCCLGFVAFAYSVKSRDRKMVGDVTGAQSYASTAKCLNVIALVVSLLLTIGFIILLATGAVVSLQAISQMLQNHGGY